One Saccharopolyspora erythraea NRRL 2338 genomic region harbors:
- a CDS encoding nitrite/sulfite reductase, which yields MVPPTEAPATTTGRRVPARKGKKRGEGQWALGYREPLNPNERSKKDDNPLNVRQRIETIYAHGGFDSIDPADLRGRFRWWGLYTQRAPGIPGARTGTIEPEDLDDRYFMMRIRIDGGAMTTEQLRVVGEIAQTYARDTADITDRQNVQLHWVRVEDVPTIWEKLESVGLYTTEACGDCPRVLLGSPVAGIAADEIIDATPAIKEISERYIGDKSLSNLPRKFKTAISGSPRWDTVPEINDVSLVGVVHPEHGPGFDVWVGGGLSTNPKLAVRLGAWVPLEEAAEVWLGVVQIFRDYGYRRLRNRARLKFLVNDWGAEKFRQVLEDEYLGRKLVDGPAPETPAARDHIGVHKQKDGNFYVGVKSQAGRVTGSTLVEVAKAAERVGSSRVRTTVEQNLLVLDVAGSDVDGLVGDLGKLGLQADPSPWRRSVMACTGIEFCKLAIVETKQRAIDLINELEERLADIQGDVDNPVTVNLNGCPNACARTQVADIGLKGQMVPDGEGNQVEGFQVHLGGGLGLDAGFGRKIRGHKVTSAELGDYVERLVRRYLAQRGEGERFAQWVARAEEDDLK from the coding sequence ATGGTCCCCCCGACGGAAGCTCCCGCCACCACCACCGGTCGCCGCGTCCCCGCCCGCAAGGGAAAGAAGCGCGGTGAAGGGCAGTGGGCGCTGGGCTACCGCGAACCGCTCAACCCCAACGAGCGCTCGAAGAAGGACGACAACCCGCTCAACGTGCGGCAGCGGATCGAGACGATCTACGCCCACGGCGGGTTCGACTCCATCGACCCGGCCGACCTGCGCGGACGGTTCCGCTGGTGGGGTCTCTACACCCAGCGCGCCCCGGGCATCCCGGGCGCGCGCACCGGGACCATCGAGCCCGAGGACCTCGACGACCGCTACTTCATGATGCGGATCCGCATCGACGGCGGCGCGATGACCACCGAGCAGCTGCGCGTGGTCGGTGAGATCGCCCAGACCTACGCGCGCGACACCGCCGACATCACCGACCGGCAGAACGTCCAGCTGCACTGGGTCCGGGTCGAGGACGTGCCGACGATCTGGGAGAAGCTGGAGTCGGTCGGCCTCTACACCACCGAGGCCTGCGGGGACTGCCCGCGCGTGCTGCTGGGCTCGCCGGTGGCCGGGATCGCCGCGGACGAGATCATCGACGCCACGCCGGCGATCAAGGAGATCTCCGAGCGCTACATCGGCGACAAGTCGCTGTCGAACCTGCCGCGCAAGTTCAAGACCGCGATCAGCGGCTCCCCGCGCTGGGACACCGTGCCCGAGATCAACGACGTGTCGCTGGTCGGCGTGGTGCACCCCGAGCACGGGCCGGGCTTCGACGTGTGGGTCGGCGGCGGGCTGTCGACAAACCCGAAGCTGGCGGTCCGGCTGGGCGCCTGGGTCCCGCTGGAGGAGGCCGCCGAGGTCTGGCTCGGCGTGGTGCAGATCTTCCGCGACTACGGCTACCGCAGGCTGCGCAACCGCGCGCGGCTGAAGTTCCTGGTCAACGACTGGGGCGCGGAGAAGTTCCGGCAGGTGCTGGAGGACGAGTACCTCGGCCGCAAGCTGGTCGACGGCCCGGCGCCGGAGACCCCGGCCGCCCGCGACCACATCGGCGTGCACAAGCAGAAGGACGGCAACTTCTACGTCGGCGTCAAGTCGCAGGCCGGGCGGGTCACCGGCTCGACGCTGGTGGAGGTGGCCAAGGCCGCCGAGCGCGTCGGCTCGTCCCGGGTGCGCACCACCGTCGAGCAGAACCTGCTGGTGCTCGACGTGGCCGGGTCCGATGTGGACGGCCTGGTCGGCGACCTCGGCAAGCTCGGGCTGCAGGCCGACCCGTCGCCGTGGCGGCGCAGCGTCATGGCCTGCACCGGCATCGAGTTCTGCAAGCTGGCCATCGTCGAGACCAAGCAGCGCGCGATCGACCTGATCAACGAGCTGGAGGAGCGGCTGGCCGACATCCAGGGCGATGTCGACAACCCGGTCACGGTCAACCTCAACGGCTGCCCGAACGCCTGCGCCCGCACCCAGGTCGCCGACATCGGGCTGAAGGGCCAGATGGTGCCCGACGGCGAGGGCAACCAGGTCGAGGGCTTCCAGGTGCACCTGGGCGGCGGGCTCGGGCTCGACGCCGGTTTCGGCCGCAAGATCCGCGGCCACAAGGTGACCTCCGCCGAGCTCGGCGACTACGTCGAGCGGCTGGTGCGCCGCTATCTCGCCCAGCGCGGCGAGGGCGAGCGGTTCGCGCAGTGGGTCGCCAGGGCCGAGGAAGACGACCTGAAGTGA
- the hemW gene encoding radical SAM family heme chaperone HemW yields MPSQPPPGEPAPRDGALPPSALAGLGSRPFGVYVHVPFCATRCGYCDFNTYTADELGSSAGFGSWLEGLRAELDLGARVLAAGGEPVPAAGTVFAGGGTPSLLGAERLGEVLDAVRSSFGLADGAEVTTESNPESTSPEFFEGIAAAGYTRVSLGMQSAAQHVLRVLERRHTPGRAVEAAREARAAGFGHVNLDLIYGTPGETDDDLRASLDAVLEAGVDHVSAYSLIVEDGTAMARKVRRGDLPMPDEDVLADRYELLDGVLGGAGLHWYEVSNWARDDAARCMHNIGYWRGGDWWGAGPGAHSHVGGVRWWNVKHPARYSALLAEGASPALAREVLDAEDQRIERVMLELRLASGLPLAVLDEAGRLAAKEAVADGLLRADALAADRCVLTDRGRLLADGVIQRLIT; encoded by the coding sequence GTGCCCTCTCAACCACCTCCTGGCGAGCCGGCTCCCCGCGACGGCGCCCTGCCGCCGAGCGCCCTGGCGGGCCTCGGTTCGCGGCCGTTCGGCGTGTACGTCCACGTGCCGTTCTGCGCCACCAGGTGCGGCTACTGCGACTTCAACACCTACACCGCCGACGAGCTGGGCTCCTCGGCCGGTTTCGGCAGCTGGCTGGAGGGCCTGCGCGCGGAGCTCGACCTCGGGGCCCGGGTGCTCGCCGCCGGCGGCGAGCCGGTCCCTGCGGCCGGAACGGTGTTCGCGGGCGGCGGCACGCCGTCGCTGCTCGGAGCGGAGCGCCTCGGCGAGGTCCTCGACGCGGTGCGCTCGTCGTTCGGGCTGGCCGACGGCGCCGAGGTGACCACGGAGTCGAACCCGGAGTCGACCTCCCCGGAGTTCTTCGAGGGGATCGCCGCGGCGGGCTACACGCGGGTCTCGCTGGGCATGCAGTCCGCCGCCCAGCACGTGCTGCGGGTGCTGGAGCGCAGGCACACCCCGGGACGCGCGGTCGAGGCCGCCCGGGAGGCGCGCGCCGCCGGGTTCGGCCACGTCAACCTGGACTTGATCTACGGCACGCCCGGGGAGACCGACGACGACCTGCGCGCATCGCTCGACGCGGTGCTCGAAGCCGGTGTCGACCACGTCTCGGCGTACTCGCTGATCGTGGAGGACGGCACCGCGATGGCGCGCAAGGTGCGGCGCGGCGACCTGCCGATGCCCGACGAGGACGTGCTGGCCGACCGCTACGAGCTGCTGGACGGGGTCCTCGGCGGCGCGGGGCTGCACTGGTACGAGGTGTCGAACTGGGCGCGCGACGACGCCGCCCGCTGCATGCACAACATCGGTTACTGGAGGGGCGGCGACTGGTGGGGCGCCGGCCCCGGCGCGCACAGCCACGTCGGCGGCGTGCGGTGGTGGAACGTCAAGCACCCGGCGCGGTACTCGGCGCTGCTGGCCGAGGGCGCCTCACCGGCGCTGGCGCGCGAGGTCCTCGACGCCGAGGACCAGCGGATCGAGCGCGTGATGCTGGAGCTGCGGCTGGCATCCGGGCTGCCCCTGGCGGTCCTCGACGAAGCCGGCCGGCTGGCGGCGAAGGAGGCCGTCGCCGACGGCCTGCTGCGCGCCGACGCCCTCGCGGCGGACCGCTGCGTGCTCACCGACCGCGGCCGCCTCCTCGCCGACGGCGTGATCCAGCGCCTGATCACCTGA
- a CDS encoding putative leader peptide, whose product MVTVTEVLLTSRRYVDLRRVSSALCRCTD is encoded by the coding sequence ATGGTGACCGTGACGGAGGTGCTGCTGACCTCCCGCCGCTACGTGGACCTGCGGCGGGTCTCCAGCGCCCTGTGCCGTTGCACGGACTGA
- a CDS encoding type II toxin-antitoxin system VapB family antitoxin: MIFKDVREGRPYPEHHLTTNDWSKIPPRQVRMEELVTTTKVLKLDRLLSPDSTFFGDLFPHAVQWRGELYLEDGLHRALRAALHQRTVLHVRVLELDAFRR; this comes from the coding sequence GTGATCTTCAAAGACGTCCGCGAGGGGCGGCCCTACCCGGAGCACCACCTGACCACCAACGACTGGTCCAAGATCCCACCCCGCCAGGTGCGGATGGAAGAGCTGGTCACCACGACCAAGGTCCTCAAGCTCGACCGGCTGCTCAGCCCGGACTCGACCTTCTTCGGCGACCTCTTCCCGCACGCCGTGCAGTGGCGTGGAGAGCTGTACCTGGAGGACGGCCTGCACCGCGCCCTGCGCGCGGCCCTGCACCAGCGCACGGTCCTGCACGTCCGGGTGCTGGAGCTGGACGCCTTTCGGCGCTGA
- a CDS encoding 16S rRNA (uracil(1498)-N(3))-methyltransferase: MSLPVFSVDEVPAAGRTALSGPEGRHAATVRRIGVGEQLLLSDGRGGMARCSVTSTARDSLELDVEESWLVPRPALRVRLAQALVKGDRGELAVELATEAGVDGVLPWKAARCVARWDDGPRGAKALGRWRSTVAQAAKQARRPWTPEVGEPVTTRQLSRVVAEADAAVVLHESASTPLASVDLPAEGELVLVVGPEGGVGEDELAVLTEAGAQAVRLGPSVLRASTAAAVALGALGVLTHRWDV; this comes from the coding sequence GTGTCGCTGCCGGTCTTCTCCGTCGACGAGGTGCCCGCAGCCGGAAGGACCGCGCTGTCGGGTCCCGAGGGCAGGCACGCGGCGACGGTGCGGCGCATCGGCGTCGGTGAGCAGCTGCTGCTCTCGGACGGCCGTGGCGGCATGGCGCGGTGCTCGGTGACTTCCACCGCGCGGGACTCGCTGGAGCTGGACGTCGAGGAGTCCTGGCTGGTGCCGCGCCCTGCCCTGCGCGTGAGGCTGGCCCAGGCGCTGGTCAAGGGCGACCGCGGCGAGCTGGCCGTGGAGCTGGCGACCGAGGCGGGCGTCGACGGCGTGCTGCCGTGGAAGGCCGCACGCTGCGTCGCCCGCTGGGACGACGGCCCGCGCGGTGCGAAGGCGCTGGGGCGCTGGCGCAGCACGGTGGCGCAGGCCGCCAAGCAGGCCCGGCGGCCGTGGACTCCCGAGGTCGGTGAGCCGGTCACCACCCGGCAGCTGTCGCGGGTGGTGGCCGAGGCCGATGCGGCGGTGGTCCTGCACGAGTCGGCGTCGACCCCGCTGGCGTCGGTGGACCTGCCGGCCGAGGGCGAGCTCGTGCTGGTGGTCGGGCCGGAGGGAGGCGTCGGCGAGGACGAGCTCGCGGTGCTGACCGAGGCGGGTGCTCAGGCGGTGCGGCTGGGGCCGTCGGTGCTGCGGGCGTCGACCGCCGCCGCGGTCGCGTTGGGCGCGCTCGGCGTCCTCACCCACCGTTGGGATGTCTGA
- the hrcA gene encoding heat-inducible transcriptional repressor HrcA, giving the protein MTTVNADQRRFEVLRAIVADYVSTNEPVGSKALVDRHNLGVSSATVRNDMATLEEEGLIAQPHTSAGRIPTDKGYRLFVDRLHEIKPLTGAERRAIQAFLDGALDLDDVMRRSVRLLAQLTQQVAVVQYPTLTRSTVRHVEVVPITPARLMLVLITDTGRVDQRMVDLGDVIGDDEVGRMRTVLNSAMAEKRLADASAAVAELPEQAPSELRDAMTRVCSVLIESLVEHPEERMVLGGTPNLTRNVTDFPNSLRQVLEALEEQVVVLKLLAAARDSRTVTVRIGMENEAEEMQTTSVVSTGYGSHGMVLGGMGVVGPTRMDYPGTMAAVRAVAAYVGEILAGR; this is encoded by the coding sequence GTGACGACGGTGAACGCGGACCAGCGCCGCTTCGAGGTGCTGCGTGCGATCGTGGCCGACTACGTGTCCACGAACGAGCCGGTCGGTTCGAAGGCACTCGTCGACCGCCACAACCTCGGTGTGTCGAGCGCCACCGTGCGCAACGACATGGCGACTCTGGAGGAGGAGGGCCTGATCGCCCAGCCGCACACCAGCGCGGGCCGGATCCCGACCGACAAGGGCTACCGGCTCTTCGTGGACCGGCTGCACGAGATCAAGCCGCTCACCGGCGCCGAGCGCAGGGCCATCCAGGCGTTCCTCGACGGTGCGCTCGACCTCGACGACGTGATGCGCCGCAGCGTGCGCCTGCTGGCCCAGCTGACCCAGCAGGTCGCGGTGGTGCAGTACCCGACGCTGACCCGCTCGACGGTCCGCCACGTCGAGGTGGTCCCGATCACCCCGGCCCGGCTGATGCTGGTGCTGATCACCGACACCGGCCGCGTCGACCAGCGGATGGTCGACCTCGGCGACGTCATCGGCGACGACGAGGTCGGGCGCATGCGCACCGTGCTCAACTCGGCCATGGCCGAGAAGCGGCTGGCCGACGCCTCCGCCGCCGTCGCCGAACTGCCCGAGCAGGCACCGTCGGAGCTGCGGGACGCCATGACCAGGGTGTGCAGCGTGCTCATCGAGTCGCTGGTCGAGCACCCCGAGGAACGGATGGTGCTCGGCGGCACGCCGAACCTGACCCGCAACGTGACCGACTTCCCCAACTCGCTGCGCCAGGTCCTCGAAGCGCTCGAGGAGCAGGTCGTGGTGCTCAAGCTGCTGGCCGCGGCGCGCGACTCGCGTACCGTCACGGTGCGCATCGGCATGGAGAACGAGGCCGAGGAGATGCAGACGACCTCGGTGGTGTCCACCGGATACGGTTCGCATGGGATGGTGCTTGGTGGCATGGGCGTGGTCGGCCCCACGCGGATGGACTACCCGGGAACGATGGCGGCGGTGCGCGCCGTTGCAGCATATGTGGGGGAGATCCTGGCCGGCCGGTGA
- the dnaJ gene encoding molecular chaperone DnaJ, giving the protein MARDYYGTLGVAKDATPEQIKRAYRKLARELHPDVNPDDGAQERFREVTTAYEVLSDPKKRQIVDLGGDPLSNGGGGGAGGGDPFAGFGGLGDIMDAFFGGGAAGGGRGPRSRVQPGSDALLRLELTLEECASGVNRDITVDTAVLCDSCDGGGSRAGSAPSTCDTCGGRGEVQSVQRSFLGQVMTSRPCPVCRGFGEVITDPCQQCSGDGRVRARRTITVKIPAGVGDGMRVRLAGEGEVGPGGGPPGDLFVEVEELPHERFTRDGADLHCNVEVPMTAAALGTVIRLHTLSGEEELTVEPGTQPGTEHVLTGHGLPKLRSNGRVSGHGDLHVHLDVVVPTRLDEQQSELLRQLATIRGEEQPEPTVTANGNGQRHGLFSRFRSFGHR; this is encoded by the coding sequence GTGGCCAGGGACTATTACGGGACCCTCGGGGTGGCCAAGGACGCTACGCCGGAGCAGATCAAGCGGGCTTACCGCAAGCTCGCCAGGGAGTTGCACCCCGACGTCAACCCCGACGACGGCGCGCAGGAGCGCTTCCGCGAGGTGACGACCGCCTACGAGGTGCTGTCGGACCCGAAGAAGCGCCAGATCGTCGACCTCGGCGGCGACCCGCTGTCCAACGGTGGTGGCGGCGGAGCCGGCGGCGGCGACCCGTTCGCCGGTTTCGGCGGGCTCGGCGACATCATGGACGCTTTCTTCGGCGGCGGTGCGGCCGGCGGCGGCCGCGGTCCGCGCAGCCGCGTGCAGCCCGGCTCCGACGCGCTGCTGCGCCTGGAGCTGACGCTGGAGGAGTGCGCCAGCGGCGTCAACCGCGACATCACCGTCGACACGGCGGTGCTGTGCGACTCCTGCGACGGTGGCGGTTCCCGCGCCGGCAGCGCGCCGTCGACCTGCGACACCTGCGGTGGCCGCGGTGAGGTGCAGTCGGTGCAGCGCTCGTTCCTCGGCCAGGTCATGACCTCTCGCCCGTGCCCGGTGTGCCGCGGCTTCGGCGAGGTCATCACCGACCCGTGCCAGCAGTGCAGCGGCGACGGCCGGGTCCGCGCCCGGCGCACGATCACGGTCAAGATCCCGGCCGGTGTCGGCGACGGAATGCGGGTGCGGCTGGCGGGCGAGGGCGAGGTCGGCCCCGGCGGCGGCCCGCCCGGCGACCTGTTCGTCGAGGTCGAGGAGCTGCCGCACGAGCGGTTCACCCGCGACGGCGCCGACCTGCACTGCAACGTCGAGGTCCCGATGACCGCCGCCGCGCTGGGCACCGTGATCAGGCTGCACACGCTCAGCGGCGAGGAGGAGCTGACGGTCGAGCCGGGGACCCAGCCGGGCACCGAGCACGTGCTCACCGGGCACGGGCTGCCGAAGCTGCGGTCCAACGGCCGCGTGAGCGGCCACGGCGACCTGCACGTCCACCTCGACGTGGTGGTGCCGACCAGGCTCGACGAGCAGCAGAGCGAGCTGCTGCGCCAGCTCGCCACCATCCGCGGCGAGGAGCAGCCGGAGCCGACCGTCACCGCCAACGGCAACGGGCAGCGGCACGGGCTGTTCTCCCGGTTCCGCTCCTTCGGGCACCGCTGA